Proteins encoded in a region of the Methylobacterium radiotolerans JCM 2831 genome:
- the nusA gene encoding transcription termination factor NusA: MAVVSANRLELLQIADAVAREKVIDRSIVIDAMEEAIAKAARSRYGAETDVHAEIDPKTGALRLSRHLLVVDQVENDAREITLDQARRYNPGALVGDVISDTLPPFDFGRVAAQSAKQVIVQKVRDAERARQFDEYKDRIGEILNGIVKRVEYGNVIVDLGRGEGIVRRDEMIPRETFRPGDRIRSYLFDVRSEVRGPQIFLSRSHPQFMAKLFGQEVPEIYDGIVEVKAVARDPGSRAKIAVISRDGSIDPVGACVGMRGSRVQAVVGELQGEKIDIIPWSEDEATFIVNALQPAEVVKVVLDEEADRIEVVVPDDQLSLAIGRRGQNVRLASQLTGWDIDILTEAEESERRQKEFAERTQVFMEALDVDETVGQLLAAEGFRNVEEIAYVDIQELSGIQGLDEETGTEIQARAQDHLARIEQAHDARRTELGVSDELREIEGITTPMMVALGENDVKTVEDLAGCATDDLVGYTEGRGPDAVRHAGYLDGFDLSRAEAEALIMAARLKAGWIEALPEPETEEGAEEGAEAAEGEETAPAQAEA, from the coding sequence ATGGCCGTCGTCAGCGCCAACAGGCTCGAACTCCTCCAGATCGCCGACGCGGTCGCCCGCGAGAAGGTGATCGACCGCTCCATCGTGATCGACGCGATGGAGGAGGCGATCGCCAAGGCCGCCCGCTCCCGCTACGGCGCCGAGACCGACGTTCACGCCGAGATCGACCCGAAGACCGGGGCGCTCCGCCTCTCGCGCCACCTCCTGGTCGTCGATCAGGTGGAGAACGACGCCCGCGAGATCACCCTCGACCAGGCCCGCCGCTACAACCCGGGCGCGCTGGTCGGCGACGTGATCTCCGACACCCTGCCGCCCTTCGATTTCGGCCGCGTCGCCGCCCAGTCGGCCAAGCAGGTCATCGTCCAGAAGGTCCGCGACGCCGAGCGCGCCCGCCAGTTCGACGAGTACAAGGACCGCATCGGCGAGATCCTCAACGGCATCGTGAAGCGCGTCGAGTACGGCAACGTCATCGTCGATCTCGGCCGCGGCGAGGGCATCGTCCGCCGGGACGAGATGATCCCGCGCGAGACCTTCCGGCCGGGCGACCGCATCCGCTCCTACCTGTTCGACGTGCGCTCGGAAGTGCGCGGGCCGCAGATCTTCCTGTCGCGCTCGCACCCGCAGTTCATGGCCAAGCTGTTCGGCCAGGAAGTGCCGGAGATCTACGACGGCATCGTCGAGGTGAAGGCGGTGGCCCGCGATCCGGGCTCGCGCGCCAAGATCGCGGTGATCTCCCGCGACGGCAGCATCGACCCCGTCGGCGCCTGCGTGGGCATGCGCGGCTCGCGCGTTCAGGCCGTCGTCGGCGAGCTCCAGGGCGAGAAGATCGACATCATCCCGTGGTCGGAGGATGAGGCGACCTTCATCGTCAACGCCCTCCAGCCCGCCGAGGTGGTGAAGGTGGTGCTCGACGAGGAGGCCGACCGCATCGAGGTGGTGGTGCCGGACGACCAGCTCTCGCTGGCGATCGGCCGCCGGGGCCAGAACGTGCGCCTCGCCTCGCAGCTCACCGGCTGGGACATCGACATCCTGACTGAGGCCGAGGAATCGGAGCGCCGCCAGAAGGAGTTCGCCGAGCGGACCCAGGTGTTCATGGAGGCGCTCGACGTCGACGAGACGGTCGGCCAGCTGCTCGCGGCGGAAGGCTTCCGCAACGTCGAGGAGATCGCCTACGTCGACATCCAGGAGCTCTCCGGCATCCAGGGGCTCGACGAGGAGACTGGGACCGAGATCCAGGCCCGCGCCCAGGACCACCTCGCCCGGATCGAGCAGGCGCACGACGCCCGCCGCACCGAGCTTGGCGTGTCCGACGAGCTGCGCGAGATCGAGGGCATCACCACGCCCATGATGGTCGCGCTCGGCGAGAACGACGTGAAGACCGTCGAGGACTTGGCGGGCTGCGCCACCGACGACCTCGTCGGCTACACCGAGGGCCGCGGTCCCGACGCCGTGCGCCACGCCGGCTACCTCGACGGGTTCGACTTGTCCCGCGCCGAGGCCGAGGCCCTGATCATGGCCGCCCGCCTGAAGGCCGGCTGGATCGAGGCTCTGCCGGAGCCGGAGACCGAGGAAGGGGCCGAGGAGGGTGCCGAGGCGGCCGAGGGCGAAGAGACCGCCCCCGCGCAGGCCGAGGCCTGA